The following proteins are encoded in a genomic region of Neurospora crassa OR74A linkage group VI, whole genome shotgun sequence:
- a CDS encoding lipase, with the protein MALHQFGVSLETYLMTNPTLKGVIVSAVVLHQDHILLIQRAATDGFPNLWETPGGGVDLEDETLSHALARELVEETGLVLNHVVALLDQLEFEGASGEGRYRKLTFLVSVESTHRGSPQEHPQVRLNSTEHQDFMWVSKDHLRIGVCGGREIKFAYPGQLETLCAAFGADTKTPTGMETQSAINGT; encoded by the coding sequence ATGGCTCTCCACCAGTTCGGCGTCTCGCTTGAGACATACCTCATGACCAACCCTACGCTCAAGGGCGTGATTGTCAGTGCCGTGGTCCTCCACCAAGATCACATCCTCTTGATTCAGCGCGCGGCAACAGATGGCTTCCCCAACCTGTGGGAAACCCCCGGTGGCGGAGTTGACCTCGAGGACGAGACGCTCTCCCACGCCCTGGCACGTGAACTCGTCGAGGAGACCGGCCTTGTCCTCAACCATGTCGTGGCACTGCTCGACCAACTCGAGTTCGAAGGAGCGTCAGGCGAAGGGCGATATCGGAAGCTCACCTTTCTTGTTTCTGTCGAGTCTACACATAGAGGTAGTCCGCAGGAGCACCCGCAAGTTCGTCTTAACTCGACGGAGCACCAGGACTTCATGTGGGTTTCAAAGGACCATCTCCGCATCGGGGTTTGCGGGGGGAGGGAGATCAAGTTTGCTTATCCTGGACAACTTGAAACTCTCTGTGCCGCCTTCGGAGCCGATACAAAGACACCAACTGGGATGGAAACACAAAGCGCAATAAACGGGACATGA
- a CDS encoding monooxygenase: protein MPYITEGEPKPIGSYPDSGIDVLIVGTGLAGLTAAIECRRKGHTVRILEKCPDINTQGDMYFMGLSATKFFKHWPEMAKEYDEISLHNSWLATYKHDGELVIPPLKVAERLREAGLDPGTPPGLFQMRPLVYRMYIRQVGRLGIPITFNKKVVDYYEDLKREVAGVITEDGEKHEAHVVIAADGVGSKAQKLVGGQVRAMKSGRAMWRAAFDIRYLDQKPELKKFFSMHIPEGGGKPEPIVRTWLGPGTYAMQLTRPDTVIWIMNHDVTGSEKESWTHTVESDEVLRNMDNKVPTPWAPELKELIKLTPPKTIINFELFWRNPQPKWASQGGRVVNIGDAAHSFLPASGNGATQAIEDAVSLASCLQIGGRENIPQSVRAHVRMRFIRNACAQKLGFFNAELLQDTDWKNAKVDYRNAQPRMPRWVWQHDPEKYAYEVYDQVVLNMKRGIPFNLDFEVPPNYPPGYKYEPWKIEDIMEALRAGKKVELGAGDWS, encoded by the exons ATGCCCTACATCACGGAAGGCGAACCCAAACCTATTGGTTCATATCCGGACTCAGGCATCGATGTTCTTATCGTGGGAACCGGCCTGGCTGGCCTAACGGCTGCGATTGAGTGCCGTCGCAAAGGTCATACGGTCCGAATCCTGGAGAAATGCCCAGACATCAACACCCAAG GGGATATGTACTTCATGGGTCTGTCTGCCACCAAATTCTTCAAACACTGGCCTGAGATGGCGAAGGAGTATGACGAGATATCTCTCCACAATTCCTGGCTCGCGACCTACAAGCACGACGGAGAATTGGTGATTCCTCCCCTCAAGGTTGCTGAACGACTCCGGGAGGCTGGACTTGATCCTGGCACTCCTCCTGGGCTCTTTCAAATGCGCCCGCTTGTTTACCGGATGTATATCCGTCAGGTGGGCCGACTCGGAATTCCCATTACATTCAACAAGAAGGTTGTCGACTATTATGAGGACTTGAAACGCGAAGTGGCCGGGGTCATCACTGAGGATGGCGAGAAACACGAAGCGCATGTCGTAATTGCGGCCGATGGCGTCGGGTCAAAGGCGCAAAAGCTGGTAGGGGGTCAGGTCAGGGCTATGAAGTCTGGCCGAGCCATGTGGCGCGCGGCATTTGACATTAGGTACCTGGACCAGAAGCCCGAGCTCAAGAAGTTCTTTAGTATGCACATTCCAGAGGGCGGTGGAAAGCCAGAACCCATCGTCCGTACCTGGCTTGG ACCGGGAACTTATGCCATGCAACTTACTCGTCCAGACACGGTTATCTGGATCATGAACCACGATGTTACGGGCTCCGAGAAGGAGTCTTGGACACACACGGTCGAGTCGGACGAGGTGTTGAGGAACATGGACAACAAAGTGCCGACGCCTTGGGCGCCCGAGCTCAAGGAGCTGATCAAGCTTACTCCGCCCAAGACCATCATTAACTTTGAGCTCTTTTGGCGCAATCCTCAACCCAAATGGGCATCTCAGGGCGGCCGTGTTGTCAACATTGGTGACGCCGCTCACTCGTTCTTGCCAGCTTCGGGAAATGGGGCGACGCAAGCGATCGAAGATGCCGTCAGCCTGGCGTCGTGTCTCCAGATCGGCGGACGGGAGAATATTCCACAGTCGGTTCGTGCTCACGTGAGGATGCGCTTCATTCGCAACGCGTGTGCTCAGAAGCTGGGCTTCTTCAACGCCGAACTGCTGCAAGACACCGACTGGAAGAATGCGAAGGTGGATTATCGCAACGCCCAGCCTAGGATGCCCAGATGGGTCTGGCAGCACGATCCGGAGAAGTATGCGTACGAGGTTTACGACCAGGTGGTTTTGAACATGAAGAGGGGTATTCCATTCAACCTGGACTTTGAAGTGCCGCCCAACTATCCGCCAGGGTACAAGTACGAGCCGTGGAAGATCGAAGACATCATGGAGGCGTTGCGCGCGGGAAAAAAGGTCGAGCTGGGCGCTGGAGACTGGAGTTGA